TTGAAGCCAAAAATAAACGCATATgcacaaaaaatttaaatagaaaaagaaaagaaaaagaaaattgagCAAGAACTAATGTTCAAATTGCCTGGATGGCGATGTTTCCTTTGTATTGTTATGTTCAGAAATTACGATTTGTGGTCCAGCGGAATGATCGTTCAAAAGGGCATTACCTAATTCATCCAATTTAAGCTGAATATCATGAGCTAAATGTTGCGAATTGGGAGATTCTTCAACAATAGGTTCCCATCCTACAGGTGGAGATCCAGGAGGGCTAATAAGCCAATTCTTCTCAAACTTCGGAACCTGTAACGATTGGTCTACAGAAATTCCTTCAACATGATTAGGATCATCTAATACATATTGACAATGCACTTGTTGGCCGGAAGGTAGGGAACCAGTACTACTCTTCTTGAGGGTATCCTCTTCAACAGCTTTGTCATTGTAAGAAGCCAACACCTTCCCCAATCCTCGAAGCACTCGAGTAAAAGCAACCGGATTGAGTTGTTGAACAAATTCGTTCAGTTCGTCAACGTGATCGGGACTCGTAGTAAAGACTAACATGAAGAGCAAACAAATATTTCTATATGTACTGGGAAAAGaacatatatataatggaaaatgaaagaaaaataattagaaATAGTCCTTAATTAATCATATGTTGAAGCATGCAAATTAAGAatcaatcttttaaaattttatagaATTGGTGGTCCAAATGATTTCCAAATCTAgggatttttttgtttattttttgtgttttaGATTGAAATCGGGTTTAGTAggtaaaacaaaaacttaGAGTATCTAACAGAAtatcattaaaagaaacgatgagatttttcaaatgttgGCTTACGAATGAATTTGTCGACTACTTAAACGTCACATTGAAGTAGCGATTTGATGAGATTGGTAATAAGTATGAAGCTAGCCAAAGGAGTGATTGTTAAATAGATATGTAAATAAAGGATctaatttgtttgttttaagAATCGCCAAATTTagtttaaataatttgttgACCTTGTACGAGTATTCACGTTGTATACTGAAAACACTTAGCAATTGCAAGACAAAACACAacaaaataagaaaacaaaaagtaaaatgatgttaaaagtaaatcagaaaatttgagaatatattgcttgctttttttttttaattcttttttcattcacTAGATAACTGTAATTGTCAATGTGCCGcttattatcatttttcAGGGTCGCAAATTTGCAATGAGTCCAAAGCCATATAAATATTTCGGGCGGTAGtaattttacatttatgAGTTCAGCACCTATCGAGCTTTCTACAGTTCATTTCATATAAAGCGAAAACTTGTTTTGCTGTCCACACCTCTTAGTCAAGTAATTGATGTATACATAAGAAACTGGAAATGGCGATTTAgctaaaattttattatgaGAAATTGTAttgattttgttatttaacCAAATTCATCGTTCCCTACTAAAGAcaatactttttctttaaacaaaaattgataatgGATTTTCTCTTCAGAAGGGGGTTTTCTGTTAGATTAAGAGCTAAAAAATTGCTGTGGATACCTCGCTTTTCGTTTCTCATGGTACACAGTTAAAGCGGTATATTCGATCTTTCTAATACAATTTCGAAGCGATTTTACGGTTGATACAGCAAGCTTGTTCACCATTGAACAAGATGATATCAAAATTCACCAATTGTTTACTGAAAAGTCATTCTTCATACAAATGTTCTTATCTTTTTGGCGGTGCGTCAAATACCCATGAAAAAGTATCTTAGTGTTTGACCTAGCTTATGTTCCATGATCTCGCATTTAGTGTTCGTTTAACATATGGGCGTAAAAAGCTTACCTCCGGTAAAGATAGGTAGACTCGGTCGCCATCGTTACAATACACTCTACTCGCTGAAGATGATGAATGATTCCGTTCATGATATATATATCGATAGCCTCTTCTTCCCTAACAACAACGCATCCTTTGTTCACAAGTTTTACAAAAGTATTGTAATTCTCTGCTCCAATTTTATAAGAGAAGTACCTATTCTAATAGTTTTTTCTGCTTGAAGGGAAATTCGCATTAACCCTGATCACGCTGGTATCGCATACTCACCAACGTCAAATTTGAATACTTAAGCACGatttttacgattttttttacatttattaGCGTCGATAAATCgtaaaattttggaagaagGAATTCAAACGATCCAGTTTTCCCATATCTTTTCTGTTTATCAAGTGGTGattgatttgtttgtttacatcaATTGCCCTGTCCAAATCACACTTTTTACAATTCATACGTTTTTCTcgacttttttaaaattgttaccgttttcttctcttctttttatttttgtacgTCTTTGAATACTAATTCACGATTCGTTATTTCCCGATCATACTAGTTTGTTTCGATCCATTAACCCGAGGTAAACATCTGTAATTATCTTATCAATCTTCGAATAcctcctttctttttatcgTGATACTGGCTATTGATCGTTTATTCACAGGACATTAACCACAAATATCCGGGTTGAGTCGttaattgctttaaaaagtcTCATTTCTTAAGTTTTTCAacttaattttattttattttatttttttgtttttaggATTTTAATACTCCTTCTgctatttgtttttgtgtGCGTCCATTGATCGTTTGTTCTCCTACGCTATTAGATATACACCTCTCTTTGTTGAcgtttctctttttttctctattcaaattttttactccATCTGAccgttcttttttttaacaaccATTATGACTGTTGAGCAgaagattatttttttcgattTGGATAACTGTTTGTATCCTAAATCTTACAAAATCCATAACATGATGGCTGCTCGTATTACTGCATTTTTCTCTGATAAGCTTGGCATACCTACAGAGGAGGCAGAACGCCTTCGTGAAGTTTACTATCGGCATTACGGTATAGCAATTCGTGGTCTTGTTCTCCATCATGAAATTGATGCTGTGGATTATGATCAGCGTGTCGATCAGTCTCTTCCCTTAGAGAAGGTTATAAAGAAAGACGAAGTTTTGCGTGAGATGCTTTTAGAACTTCGTAAAAAGTACAAGTGCTGGATTTTTACGAATGCATATATCGTTCATGCTAATCGTGTCCTTAAATATCTTGGTATTGAGGATTGCTTTGACGGTATAACGTACTGCGACTACAATGCCAAGGATTTGATCGCTAAACCCATGCCTGAAATGTATGAGCGTGTAATGAGAGAAGCAGGCGTTACTGACAAGGATAAATGTATATTTGTCGATGACTCATATGGTAACATTTTGGGTGCTCGGGAGTTTGGTTGGAAATACACTGTTCAATTAGTAGAACATGGTGATCCACTTCCCCAACCTCAAGCAGGATCGCATGTTATTCGTGATATTCACAAATTCAAACACTTGCtagatgaaattgatggCGAATAGTCATCCAGCTTTTCTATATCAGGCTTCgacttttgaaattgaacgtgcatttttaatcaacatcttcttcattttttaatccCCTTTTTCATAGAACGGGAGATTTGTTGTCACTGTCAATCTcctttttgtatttatgTTGCTTCAAGCACGTCTGTTTTGAGCccaatttctcttttaacGTTTTAGCCTCTCCTTTCTCCATCACCTCTAACTAGTTttaattggaaaaattatttgttcttccttttaattatttttacgaTACTGTTTATTCATagctctttttttgattatgAAGATACACTTCGCATTTGCTAAgtttttatgttttatgAAGTAATTCCTAGATGactatgattttttttaacgtttttaagatttttatttaacttcATGTACACAAGATGTCCAAAATCTTGttgtataaataataaaagttaaaaattaataaatacacTACTTATTATAAAACCCGTAACTACATTAACGAACTTAAAAACTAAATCATACAGATTAGCATTATAAACCTAGATGGGTAACTATTATAatggcttttttttttttttttttttttttttttctttcaaaaagagaagTTCGGTGATTTATTCAACTTCTGAATTTGTAGTCAAAACAAGAAGAGGAAGGTATATATGTTCATTACTTGGAAAGAGGAAGTTggaaataattttcatgGGCCATCGCATTACCATAtccgaaaaaaaaggataaaaatttgaatttcaaaatattttagaaaaggaGTGGCGAGAAAAAACACCACACTTGAAAATCGCAATTgtaatttataattaaaCGGAGGATTAAAAACCCGATGACCATTAGAATAATAGAAAAGCCTAAAATTCCATGGAACCGAGATGATATAAATATGATACACGTGAACAAAATAGAGTAATCATAACATACCCCGAGAACAACTTTTAAGGCTTTATCTACAACTTGTTTAGGATTGCAGTTCATTATCCATGTTGTGAAACGACAAAACCTCGGAGTACATCATGACCTTCCAAGTCTCCACAGGTAAATCATTATCTTGGAATGACCAGTCAAAAACTTCATCAGCAACAGGCTCATCAGTAGGATCATGGTATGGAGCAAGATAGTTATGAGCCAAAGCATCAGCAGCACTAATACGCTTACGAGGATCAAAGACaagcattttttctaaCAGATCAATAGCATCTGGATCGGCGTTTTTGAACTTTTCAGCAAAAGGAACTTTCTCCTTTTGAGGCAATGATTGAACAAAGCGAAGTGTGTTTTTACTGCAAATCGTCTCAATTACTTCCATAGGCGGCGTTCCCAACAATTCCGTGATTATAGAAAACTGGTTAACGTGGTCTCGGCCGGGAAACAAGGGTTTTCCTTCAATCATCTCAGCAAAAATACAACCCGCACTCCAAATATCAACTTCGACGTTGTACTTTTGCCAAGTTAACATAATCTCAGGTGCACGGTAATAACGAGTAGAAACATAGCCCGTCATTTGAGGGTCTTGAATACGAGCCAAACCGAAATCGCAGATTTTTAAATCGCAATTTTCGTTAATTAAGATGTTACTGGGTTTCAGATCACGGTGAATAACACCGGCAGAATGAACAAACTTGAGCCCTCGCAAGATTTGGTATAAGAAGTATTGTATAAATTGCGTCTCTAAAGGTCGCGATGTAAGTAGTCTATGAAGATCTGTTCCCAGAAGCTCCgtgacaaaataaatatcttcaaagggagaaataaaaatatcgCTCAAGCTAATAATATTCTCATGCCTTAAATGCTTTAATAGTTTTAATTCCCGATAGGTACGTTTTGCCAGTACCGGAGTACTAAAGGGTTTCATAATTTTCTTAACAGCGACATTCATTCCAGTTAGCTGATCCTTCGCTGAACAAACGAGGCCAAAGGCGCCCATGCCAATCGGCTGTAAGTCGCTATATCTAGTGGTAATTTCAAAACATGTACCGAATATTTGTGTACGAATAAATTCTGCCATTTTATTCAAACTGGTTACAAAAAGGACTATTCAACAATAatctcaaaaatttaagcGTCCTTCGTCTATATCGAAAAGTAactttctcttctttttacaAGTTCCCAACAACGCTGCGAAGTGCCAAGctttataataattacGATAACAATCGTCGGTATCGGACCTCGTATTCCGTTAAACAGATTGTGGTGTTTGCTTGTAATAAGCAATGAAGTGCTCTGGTTAAGTTGTGGTAAGGAGGTATGTAGCTGTGATTAAGTGCACACCGCACTACAGTGAACTTGCGCTTCAGCATCCAGAACCTCAAAGAATGAAGTTCCGCCGGTTT
This portion of the Schizosaccharomyces pombe strain 972h- genome assembly, chromosome: I genome encodes:
- the rcn1 gene encoding calcipressin; this encodes MLVFTTSPDHVDELNEFVQQLNPVAFTRVLRGLGKVLASYNDKAVEEDTLKKSSTGSLPSGQQVHCQYVLDDPNHVEGISVDQSLQVPKFEKNWLISPPGSPPVGWEPIVEESPNSQHLAHDIQLKLDELGNALLNDHSAGPQIVISEHNNTKETSPSRQFEH
- a CDS encoding pyrimidine 5'-nucleotidase; its protein translation is MTVEQKIIFFDLDNCLYPKSYKIHNMMAARITAFFSDKLGIPTEEAERLREVYYRHYGIAIRGLVLHHEIDAVDYDQRVDQSLPLEKVIKKDEVLREMLLELRKKYKCWIFTNAYIVHANRVLKYLGIEDCFDGITYCDYNAKDLIAKPMPEMYERVMREAGVTDKDKCIFVDDSYGNILGAREFGWKYTVQLVEHGDPLPQPQAGSHVIRDIHKFKHLLDEIDGE
- the sty1 gene encoding MAP kinase Sty1 — protein: MAEFIRTQIFGTCFEITTRYSDLQPIGMGAFGLVCSAKDQLTGMNVAVKKIMKPFSTPVLAKRTYRELKLLKHLRHENIISLSDIFISPFEDIYFVTELLGTDLHRLLTSRPLETQFIQYFLYQILRGLKFVHSAGVIHRDLKPSNILINENCDLKICDFGLARIQDPQMTGYVSTRYYRAPEIMLTWQKYNVEVDIWSAGCIFAEMIEGKPLFPGRDHVNQFSIITELLGTPPMEVIETICSKNTLRFVQSLPQKEKVPFAEKFKNADPDAIDLLEKMLVFDPRKRISAADALAHNYLAPYHDPTDEPVADEVFDWSFQDNDLPVETWKVMMYSEVLSFHNMDNELQS